Genomic segment of Deltaproteobacteria bacterium:
AGAAAACGATCACCATCAATGCCTCGTTGTTCACTTTTTTCTCATAAGACGCCCCCTCGGGGTATTGGTTCACGCCCCATTCGATCCGAATGGAAGAAAACTCTTCCAAATCCACACGTTCGTTCAGCATCAAACCGGTCAGGGGCGCTTTGGCTTCTAAAATCAGACCTTCATTGCCCACATTCAGGTCGAGCTTTTTCCGATTCTTGGCGTCCCGTTCGAATACGAAACCCTTGTTTTTCAACCAGTCTTCCACCGAGCCTTCGCTGTAATCTGAAAAGTCCAAAAAGAAATTGACCTTTTGAAACGTATCGTCCCCTGACTTATTCGGATCGGCTTGGCCTAGGCCCGGATGACCGGTTACAAAAACCATCATGGCAACCATCAAAAAAGCCCATACACGTGCCATCGTCATGACTCCTTTCTGAAATGCTATTGGAAAACCAGCCAGACAAACAAGCCGATCATGACTGTTGCGGTGACGAACCGAAACAGGGTTCCCGCCAGAAAGCCCACAAGCGCGCCCCACCCGGACCGCACAGCCTCATTGAGGGGCCTGCGGCTCAACAATTCGCCCGACATTGCGCCCGCAAACGTACCCACGATCAGTCCGATCACATTGAACAGCACGAGTCCCAGGATAGCGCCGATGATGGAGCCCCAGGCACCCGCCGGTGTTGCGCCGAACCTCTTGGCGCCCAGAGCACCCGCGTAGAAGTCCAGAATCATGACGGCGGCGGTCACCCCTCCAAGAACGGCCATAACCGCCAATCCGTAAGATTCCCAGCCCGTAACCAGTCCGTAGACGAGATAAACGCCGTAAATAAGAGGAACTCCGGGAACCCACGGGACGATGGTCCCCAACAGTCCCACCAGCATCAGCAGCAGGGCGACGACAATAAGGGTGATTCCCTGGGCCGTGGCCAACACGATTTCCTCTTGGGTTCGACAGGTCGGACGGATATCCGGAATATCTAAATGATATAACGGCAAGCGCGTTTTTTCACGGGATTTTCGAGAACGGGCCTCACGATCCTTTTGGGCATCAGTTCCACATCAAAGAAGATCCGTGAGAGCGGAGAGGGACAGGGATTCCAGGCGAGTCAGGACGGAAGCCAGCTTATCCACATTTTCATCGCTTAGAGCCAGGGCGGCGTTTTCCCGGAACTTGGCCTCGATGGCGTCCCGGCCGGCCGGATTTTCGGGTTCGCCTTTGGCCAGGGCCACTTCGGCCCGGTGCGTTCGACCTGTTCGGTCCATTACGATCACGCTGGCCCCCCGTTGCCGGGGATAGGCGTCTTCCCAGCGCGGGCTCGACGCCAGGGTCACGTTCTCCATGATCCGCCGGATGCTTGGATCGGCCAGGTTGGTCTCCGTGTACTGATTCGTTCCGGACCGGCCGCACACCAGGGCCAGGGCAAGGGAAAAGGGAATCGAAAAGCGGGCGGCGGATACGGTAGTGGGTTGGGGGATACCGGCCAGCCGTACGGCCACCGGGTAGGTTTCCACCCGAACGTGTTCGATGTCCCGAGGTAGGCACGCGCCAAGCTCGAGAAGTTCCAGGGCCGCGTCCATGGCCGCATGACAGTGGCGGCAGGCGGGATAGAGCTTGACGTAGGTGTTCAGTATTTCCCAACGCTCGCCCAGGCCTTCGACGAGCCGGTCGGGAAAGGTATCGTCCGCAACGGCCCTGAGCAACGCGTCCGTGCCCTCGAATATCTCCAGCGGGCCTTTTGCGCCTCCGGCGGCCAGCACCGCGGCCAGAAGACCGGACTGGGCCGCTTTGGCCGCGTTCAGCGGTTTTACCTTGGCGCCCTCCGCATCGTGGTTCACCTGCAAGAGTCCTGCGCTCTGCAAACCTGCGAGGCCGAGGGCCCCCGTTATGGCTTCGGAGGACAGCGTCATAATGTGGCCCGCCGCGGCGGCGGAGCCGAACACGCCCGCCACTCCCGTGCTGTGAAAACCCCGGTTCAGGCTCGAGGGATTGACGGCCAAACCCACCCGGATCATCACCTCGTAGCCGCAGATCAAGCCGCTGATGAGCCTGCGCGTATCCGCGCCGACCATTTCCGCCGCGGCCAGGGCCGCGGGCGCCACTACCGCGCCGGGATGCAGCGCGGCGAAACGATGACCGTCGTCCATATCCAGGGCGTGGGCCGCGGCTGCGTTGGCCAGGGCCGCGTTCACGGCGGGGATCTTGTCCGGAAAGGTGAATGTGGTAGCCTCTCCCCGGCCTCCCAGATCGACGAGATAGCGCGCCAGCCGGCGGGGGAATTCCATGGTTTTCATACCGGCCAGGGCCGCACCGATGGTGTCCAGGAGCGCGGTCTTGGCCCGTTCCACCACCGGTTCGGGCAAATGGTCGAAGTCCAGGGTCGAACAAAAAGAAGCATACGCTTCCGAGGCCGTTCCCCGGGGCTTCATGTCCGGTCCACCCCCAAAGCTGCGGCCAGAAGTTCGGTGAAATAGTACAGAGGGATTCCAGGCTCGGAGCCGTTTTGTCGAGCCGCGGCTAGGGAGAGGTTATACTCGCAGAGGGGACAACTCAGCACCAGGGCTTCGGCTCCATCCCGGCGAGCACGATCCAGGATCTCCCCGGAAACCCGGTTCGCCGCGTCCGGATGACCCAGGCTTTGGTAGGAGCCGCAGCAGAGATCCGCAGCGGAAAAGCGCACCACCCGAGCGCCCAGGGATTCGAGAAACCCTTTTAAGAGGTCGTAGCGGCCCGGCGGCTCGATGCCCACCTCGGCCGGACGCTGCAGTTTGCACCCGTAATAAGCGGCCAGTGTGAGATGGTTGAGCGGCTTCTTGACCATGCTCCGAAGCTTGTTCCAGCCCAGTTCCCGATGCAGGAAAGAAAGCAGATGCACCACCTCGACTTCGCCCGCGTAGTCGGGCTCCTCGTCCATGAAGCGGTTGATGGTGTCGAGCTTTTCGCGGTCCCGCGCCAGGAGAAGGTTGGTGCGGGCCAAGGTGTTGTAACACATGGAGCAGAGGGTCAACAGCCGGCTGCGGCCGGTCTGTTGGGCCCGGATCAGCAGGCGGGCAGGGGCCAGCAGTCCCATGACGTCGTCTTCAGCCAAAGGCTGCACCACCCCGCAACAGTTCCAGCGGGGCAGTTCCACCAGTTCGTAGCCCAGGGCCTTCATGGCGGCCAGGGCCGGGGCTTCCAGATGGGAAGCGTGTGTCTTCAAGGTGCAGCCGGGAAAATAGGTTAATTCCATAATTGTATCCATTCAGAGGGTGCTTGGGGAACCCTTTTAAAAAGGGGTTCCCAAAACCCCTCCCAAAACTTTTTGGGTTCGGGTCGCGGTCGTCGGAGGTATGGCTCCCTCTTTGCAAAATTTCGTTGCCCGCTCCGAAGCGCTGGATGGCCCGGACAACTTGTTGTCCGGATATCCAAGGACAGGAGGTCACTCGACGTCTTCAATCCCAAGGCTGTCTGACACCATACGCCGGGCGGGACCTCTTGTTGCTGCGCAACGCGGACAACGAGTTGTCCGCGCCACCCCCTCCGATACACCGCTATGTGACACAATTACAGGCGCATTCCAAAACGTTTCTCCAGATACCCCGTGAACGCATAGGTTCTTTCCGGACGCATGCCTACAACTTCCCATGGACAGTTATTCTCTAGCGCCTCCCGAAGGGTGGCGCCAAGCTCAAAAGTTTTGAAAAGAGGGCGCGGGAGAAAAACTTTTCTAAAAGTTTCTCTCCCGATTCTTCATGCTTTTCTTAGGCCGTCAACTTGCGGAAAGCGGCCACCAGCGCTATGGGCGGCGCCTCTTTGAGGGTTGGGCGGGGCAGCCGGTCCAGGGCGGCGAAGTCACGGCCGCTGCGCAGATAGATCTCCCGCAAGGCCTCCATGATGCGCGGCACGTCCAGGCCTCTGGGGCAGATCACGCCGCAGGCGTCGCAGGCGGCGCAGACCCAGGGTGTACGGGAGGAAAGGAGTTCCTCGATCCGTCCCACCTGGGCCAGATGCAGCAGCAACCGCGGGCCGTGATCCATGTCCGCCGCCATGGGGCAAAAGCCGGCGCAGGCCCCGCACTGCATGCACAGGTGCAGGTTTTGGCCGCTGAGGGCCGCCACCCGGGCCGGAAGATGTTTATGAGAGTCCCTAGCCGAACTCATTAAGCGTTTATCCCTATTCCCATCTACAGGGTCACAGCCATGTCATCCGGAGGTCTTTCGCGTCCCTAAAATTCAGCCTGTCCGCCGAAGGCGGTGAGGCCTGCCCGTGAATGCCATGCTTTTTCTCCGCTACTTTTTCGGCCATTCCCTTTCGGGAGGCCCGTCGTACACGTGCTCGCGGGCGATGATCTGACGCATGGGCCGCATGCGGGTCTGCTCCTCCCGAACGTGGGCGATGAGACCGGGGACACGCGCCATCATGAAGAAGGCGTTGGCCAGGCCGGGGTCGAAACCCATTTCGCATAGAAGCGCGGCAATGGCTCCGTCCACATTGATGGGGAGGTTGCGGCCGCTCAGTTTTTCATTGGCGGCCTGAACGTCCAGAGCCATTTGCACGTAGGGGCCCGCCAATCCCTGTTCCCCGGCTATTTGAAATAACTTGGCCGTACGGGGGTCCCTGGTGTGGATCCGGTGTCCGAAACCGGGAATCCGTTTCTGTTGTCCCCGGTATGTTTCGACCACGTGTTCCGCGGTTTTGGCTGAATCCCAACCGGCCTCTTCTTTTCTCTTCACCGCCTCGATAAAAAAAATCATCGAGTCTTCAATGGCTCCGCCGTGATGTCGGGATATGGCCAGCACGCCGCCGGCCACGGCTGCGTTGAGCGGAGATCCGGTGGAAGCGATGTTCCGGGCCGTCTGGCACGAGGGCGGAGTGACCCCGTGATCTATGGATGAGACCAGGATAGCTTCGACGAGGCGTTCGGCGTTGGGCGGCGGGAGTTCTCCTACCAGGGCCAGGTACACGGCCTGGGCGAAGCTCGCCTTGCCCATGAGCTGGTCGATGGGATAGCCGCGCAAAAGTACCTTGTTGGGTTCTATCTTGGTGATGCCTGTGGACCATTGCTGTTCGGACATGATGATCGCCTTATGGATTCGTTAAAGCCGGTTCAGGACCTCGCGGGTCTTTTTGGGAATGTCGTTGAAGTCGGTAACCACGTGGGCGCCCACTTCTTTCAAGCGTTTGACTTTGTCCTCGTAGGAGCCCCGGCCGCCTTCGACAATGGCTCCGGCGTGGGAAAACCGGGTGCCGGACTTGGCCGCCGCGCCGCCGATGTAGGCCACCACCGGTTTGGTGATGCGGCCCTGCTCGATGAGATCCGCCACACGCTCTTCCTGGGTGGTGCCGATTTCGCCGAACATGACCACGGCACGGGTGCGTTCGTCCTCCTCATAGGCTTTGATCACGTCGGGGTGCGGCGTGCCCACCACCGAGTCTCCGCCCACGTGGATGATGCGGCTCTGGCCGATCCCGGCCTGGGACAGGTAGTACGAGATGGCCGATGTGATGCCTCCGCTGCGGGAGGTTACCCCCACTTCCCCGGGTTTGAACCATTCCCGGGCCGCCTGGGCCCGGCCGCCGATCATGCCCAGCACCGCCTCGCCCGGAGTGATCATACCCAAGGTGTTGGGGCCGACGAAATCGGCGCCCTT
This window contains:
- a CDS encoding heterodisulfide reductase, subunit B, translated to MELTYFPGCTLKTHASHLEAPALAAMKALGYELVELPRWNCCGVVQPLAEDDVMGLLAPARLLIRAQQTGRSRLLTLCSMCYNTLARTNLLLARDREKLDTINRFMDEEPDYAGEVEVVHLLSFLHRELGWNKLRSMVKKPLNHLTLAAYYGCKLQRPAEVGIEPPGRYDLLKGFLESLGARVVRFSAADLCCGSYQSLGHPDAANRVSGEILDRARRDGAEALVLSCPLCEYNLSLAAARQNGSEPGIPLYYFTELLAAALGVDRT
- a CDS encoding MmgE/PrpD family protein; the protein is MKPRGTASEAYASFCSTLDFDHLPEPVVERAKTALLDTIGAALAGMKTMEFPRRLARYLVDLGGRGEATTFTFPDKIPAVNAALANAAAAHALDMDDGHRFAALHPGAVVAPAALAAAEMVGADTRRLISGLICGYEVMIRVGLAVNPSSLNRGFHSTGVAGVFGSAAAAGHIMTLSSEAITGALGLAGLQSAGLLQVNHDAEGAKVKPLNAAKAAQSGLLAAVLAAGGAKGPLEIFEGTDALLRAVADDTFPDRLVEGLGERWEILNTYVKLYPACRHCHAAMDAALELLELGACLPRDIEHVRVETYPVAVRLAGIPQPTTVSAARFSIPFSLALALVCGRSGTNQYTETNLADPSIRRIMENVTLASSPRWEDAYPRQRGASVIVMDRTGRTHRAEVALAKGEPENPAGRDAIEAKFRENAALALSDENVDKLASVLTRLESLSLSALTDLL
- a CDS encoding 4Fe-4S dicluster domain-containing protein; this encodes MSSARDSHKHLPARVAALSGQNLHLCMQCGACAGFCPMAADMDHGPRLLLHLAQVGRIEELLSSRTPWVCAACDACGVICPRGLDVPRIMEALREIYLRSGRDFAALDRLPRPTLKEAPPIALVAAFRKLTA
- a CDS encoding citryl-CoA lyase; the protein is MSEQQWSTGITKIEPNKVLLRGYPIDQLMGKASFAQAVYLALVGELPPPNAERLVEAILVSSIDHGVTPPSCQTARNIASTGSPLNAAVAGGVLAISRHHGGAIEDSMIFFIEAVKRKEEAGWDSAKTAEHVVETYRGQQKRIPGFGHRIHTRDPRTAKLFQIAGEQGLAGPYVQMALDVQAANEKLSGRNLPINVDGAIAALLCEMGFDPGLANAFFMMARVPGLIAHVREEQTRMRPMRQIIAREHVYDGPPEREWPKK
- a CDS encoding DUF3047 domain-containing protein; translated protein: MARVWAFLMVAMMVFVTGHPGLGQADPNKSGDDTFQKVNFFLDFSDYSEGSVEDWLKNKGFVFERDAKNRKKLDLNVGNEGLILEAKAPLTGLMLNERVDLEEFSSIRIEWGVNQYPEGASYEKKVNNEALMVIVFFGYDKISSGNFLIPNAPYFIGFFPGKNEQVGKGYLGRYFKKSGRYVCLGNPEPGKTVISEYDLISAFKKEYEKDEAPIISGLALEVDTSSSGNGGKAVAFIKSIEFLE
- a CDS encoding CoA-binding protein, translating into MSVLIDKNTRVLIQGITGREGQARAQLMKDYGTQVAAGVTPGRFGESVHGIPVYDSVAEAVDKEGPIDASVIFIPAAMCKAAAIEAMDAGIKLLVIVPDRVPVWDVLEIAKKAEEKGADFVGPNTLGMITPGEAVLGMIGGRAQAAREWFKPGEVGVTSRSGGITSAISYYLSQAGIGQSRIIHVGGDSVVGTPHPDVIKAYEEDERTRAVVMFGEIGTTQEERVADLIEQGRITKPVVAYIGGAAAKSGTRFSHAGAIVEGGRGSYEDKVKRLKEVGAHVVTDFNDIPKKTREVLNRL
- a CDS encoding DUF456 domain-containing protein, encoding MLATAQGITLIVVALLLMLVGLLGTIVPWVPGVPLIYGVYLVYGLVTGWESYGLAVMAVLGGVTAAVMILDFYAGALGAKRFGATPAGAWGSIIGAILGLVLFNVIGLIVGTFAGAMSGELLSRRPLNEAVRSGWGALVGFLAGTLFRFVTATVMIGLFVWLVFQ